Proteins from a single region of Paramormyrops kingsleyae isolate MSU_618 chromosome 9, PKINGS_0.4, whole genome shotgun sequence:
- the LOC111843573 gene encoding C-C chemokine receptor type 5-like, producing MDINNFTNGSMRSDHYSTEEYTTHEYIYDYDFEAFGPCKYERHSAVFLPVFYSLLFVFGVISNGLVLWIMLMSVKQLRITDICLLNLAVADLLLLITLPFLAHYARADWVFGSVMCKVVMGSYYIGFNSSIFFVVIMSIDQYLAVVHASKSLKTISRKYRVIMIVITWIVGLLASFPELTLIDVHLQSNTRLCEVGYLSETSLRVFGLFKMNVASLLIPFFIMVFCYSVILRKILRHNSTNNKTIRLVLMLVVVFFCCWTPYNIASFFQALEVLSIYTACESSKAIQLSLQVTEALAYSHTCLNPIIYVFVKERFRKHLYKHINRITCLYNKLIISPVTSQQSQTSRSEQSITATNVTSL from the exons ATGGATATCAACAACTTTACCAATGGGAGTATGAGAAG TGACCACTATTCCACTGAAGAATATACCACCCATGAATACATCTATGACTATGACTTTGAGGCTTTTGGACCATGCAAGTATGAGAGACACAGCGCtgtgttcctgcctgtgttttaTTCCCTGCTCTTCGTGTTTGGGGTGATCAGCAATGGCCTCGTCTTGTGGATCATGCTGATGTCAGTGAAGCAGCTGCGTATCACTGACATCTGCCTCCTGAACCTGGCCGTGGCAGATCTTCTGCTGCTCATCACCCTTCCCTTCCTGGCCCACTATGCAAGAGCAGACTGGGTCTTTGGGTCTGTCATGTGCAAAGTCGTCATGGGCAGCTACTATATTGGCTTCAACAGCAGCATCTTTTTCGTCGTGATCATGAGCATCGACCAGTACCTGGCTGTAGTTCATGCCTCGAAGTCCCTCAAGACCATATCACGCAAATATCGAGTCATCATGATCGTCATAACCTGGATCGTAGGACTTTTGGCTTCATTTCCTGAGTTAACGCTCATTGACGTTCATCTACAAAGTAACACAAGGTTGTGTGAAGTTGGTTATCTCAGTGAAACATCCCTGAGAGTGTTTGGCCTGTTTAAAATGAATGTTGCCAGTCTTCTGATTCCATTTTTCATTATGGTGTTTTGCTACTCAGTGATCCTGAGAAAAATACTCCGTCACAATTCAACAAACAACAAGACCATACGCCTTGTGCTTATGTTGGTTGTGGTGTTTTTCTGTTGCTGGACCCCCTACAACATTGCATCATTCTTCCAGGCACTAGAAGTGCTCAGTATCTACACAGCATGTGAATCCAGCAAAGCCATTCAGTTGAGCCTGCAGGTGACGGAGGCTCTAGCCTACTCCCACACCTGCTTGAATCCCATCATTTACGTCTTTGTTAAGGAGAGGTTCAGGAAGCACCTGTATAAACACATTAACCGGATAACCTGCTTGTATAATAAGCTTATTATTTCCCCAGTCACATCACAGCAGTCCCAGACAAGCAGAAGCGAACAGTCCATTACAGCTACGAATGTCACTTCTCTTTAA